One Streptomyces sp. CG4 genomic window, GGAAGCTTGCTGATGACCAGGGAGACCTGTTCGATCGTGAGCGTCCCGGCGCTGAGGTCCCGCCTCCAGCCAACGCCCTGGAGGGCCTGACGGGCTCCCGGGGAGGCGATGTGGCGGAACGCGGCGGTCTTCGGGCGGCGGATCGCGCACCGGTGGCGGGCCCGGGTGCGTTCGACCGGTCCACGCTGATCTCCTTCCAAGGCAGGCGGCGGATCCGGTCGTAGAGCGTCGGATCGTTCGGCCTGACGACGGCGATGCGATGGGCGCCGCGGTCGCGGAGGTAGCGGGCGTGGCGGTGCTGGGCGTGCAGGGCGTCTGCGCTGACTGCGGTCCCGTCCAGGTCAATCGGCTCTAGCGAGCCGTGCATCCTCCGCCTGGTCCTCGTCGCCGGCGTCGCTGAGCCCGAGGCGCAGGTGCTCGATGTGGTAGACGGCCTGGTCGAGGAGTTCGGCGACGTGGTTGTCGTAGAGCGCGTAGATCACCGAGCGGCCCTGGCGCCGGCCGACGACCAGGCCGAGGTTGCGCAGCAGGCGCAGCTGGTGGGAGCAGGCGGACTGTTCCATGCCGACCTCGGTGGCGAGTTCGGTGGCGGCGCAGGGGCCCTCGCGCAGGCGGGAGAGGATCAGCAGCCGGGAGGGGGTCGCCAGGGCCTGGAGGGTGGTGGCCACCCGGGCGGCACTGTCCGCGTCCAAGCGGGTGCGCGGGACGCGGTTCTTCGCGGGAGCTGCTCCATGGCCCATGGTGGCCATCATACAAGCAACACTTGAAGAGATCTTCATATGTACCTGTATGGTGGTTGAGTCGAACCGTCCCGCCCTCCCGAAGGGTTCTTCGTCATGTCTTCCACCCTGACCGAGCGGCCCGCGCCCGCCGCGACCTCGCGCCCGGACGCCCCCTCCCGGCGGCGAACCCGGGTCTTCGCGCTGCCCGAGGCCCGTTGGGCCGCGGCGGCCACAGTGCTGTTCCTGCTCGCCCTCCCGCTGCAGCTGACCGGCGCACCCGCCGGGATGTGGGGATCGCTGTACGGGCTCGCCTACGTTGCGGGCGGTTGGGAGCCGGCGCTGGCCGGGCTGCAGGCGCTGCGGGAGAAGACCCTCGACGTCGACCTGCTGATGATCGTGGCCGCGCTCGGGGCGGCCGCCGTCGGCCAGGTCATGGACGGCGCACTGCTGATCGTCATCTTCGCCACCTCCGGCGCGCTGGAGGCGCTGGCCACCGCCCGTACCGCCGACTCGGTGCGCGGACTGCTCGACCTCGCCCCGGCCACCGCGACCCGGCTGCACAACGACGGCATCGAGGAGACCGTGCCCACCACGGATCTCGCCGTCGGGGACACCGTCCTGGTGCGGCCCGGCGAGCGGATCGGCGCCGACGGGCGGGTGCTGGGCGGGGCGAGCGAGGTAGACCAGGCCACCATCACGGGTGAGCCGCTGCCCGTGGCGAAGGAACTCGGCGACGAGGTGTTCGCGGGCACCCTCAACGGCACCGGCGCACTGCGGATCAAGGTCGAGCGGGACGCCTCGGACTCGGTGATCGCCCGCATCGTGCAGATGGTCGAGGAGGCGTCGGAGACGAAGGCGCCGACCCAGTTGTTCATCGAGAAGGTCGAGCAGCACTACTCCATCGGCATGGTGGCGGCCACACTCGCCGTGTTCGCCGTGCCGCTCGCGTTCGGCGCCGCGCTGACCGGCTCGCTGCTGCGGGCCATGACCTTCATGATCGTCGCCTCGCCGTGTGCGGTCGTCCTGGCGACCATGCCGCCGCTGCTGTCCGCGATCGCCAACGCCGGACGGCACGGTGTCCTCGTGAAGTCGGCCGTAGTGATGGAGCGCCTCGGCCAGATCGATACGGTCGCTCTGGACAAGACCGGCACGCTCACCGAGGGCACCCCGCGCGTGACCGACGTCCGTCCGCTGTCCGGATCCGGGCTGACGGAGGGAGAGTTGCTGCGGCTCGCCGCGGCGGCCGAGCACCCCAGCGAGCACCCGCTGGCCCGCGCCGTCGTGGACGCCGCCCGTGCCCGTGGTCTCGCCCTGCCCGTCGCGGAGGACTTCACCTCCACCCCAGGCGCCGGAGTCACCGCCACCGTGGACGGCCGCAAGATCGCGGTCGGCTCCCCCGCCCGACTGCTGTCCAGCGCCGAGGTCGCGCACACCGCCGTCGCCGCCGAGCTGGAGGACAGCGGGCGTACCGCGGTCCTGGTGGTGGCCGACAGCACGCCGACCGGGGTCCTGGGTATCGCCGACCGACTGCGGCCGGACGCCGCCGCCACGATCTCATCGCTCACCGCACTCGCCGGAACGCCGCCGACGCTGGTCACCGGTGACAATTCCCGCGCCGCCGCCCACCTGGCCGCCGAGGTCGGCATCACCGACGTCCGCGCCGGGCTGCTCCCGCAGGACAAGGTGGCCGCGGTCAGGGAACTGGAGCAGGCCGGCCGCAAGGTCCTGGTCGTGGGTGACGGCGTCAACGACGCGCCCGCCCTGGCCGCCGCCCACACCGGCATCGCCATGGGCCGAGCCGGCTCCGACCTCGCCCTGGAGACCGCCGACGCGGTGATCGTGCGCGACGAACTGGCCACCGTGCCCGCCGTCATCGCCCTCTCCCGCCGGGCCCGCCGCCTGGTCGTGCAGAACCTGGCCATCGCCGCCGTGTTCATCTCCGGCCTGGTCGTCTGGGACCTCACGGCCACCCTCCCCCTGCCGCTCGGCGTCCTTGGCCACGAGGGCTCGACCGTCATCGTCGGCCTCAACGGCCTGCGCCTGCTGCGCGAGGCCGCCTGGACCCGGGCCCGCACGGAGGGCCAGCCCTGACTCGCCCAGCCCCACGGCCCGCCGTACCCGCGCAGGTGCGGCGGGCCGCTGCCGTCTGATTGCTCCGGCAGCACTACTGAACCCAGGCGATGCCGCCCAGCCACACATGACTGGGCGTTCATATGGACATGGATTTCATTTCCATCTACGGTGGAGCGTGCCGACCCGGCACAAGCCAGAGGGGGTGATGCGCCATGGGCGGCCGGACGACCCGACAACGCAAGGCCGTCGCGCGCGCACTCGCGGGCTGCCATGACTTCGTGTCGGCCCAGGAGTTGTACGCCCATCTGGTGTCCGGCGATCACATAATCGGCCTGACCACCGTCTACCGCGCCCTGCGCGAGCTGGAGGCGGACGGCGGCGTGGACGTCGTACGCGACGAGGCCGGCGGGCGGCTCTACCGGCTGCGCCCCGCCGACGGACACCGCCACTACCTGATGTGCCGCGACTGCGGTCGCAGCCGGCCGGTGGACTCCGAGGTCGTCGAGGAGTGGGCGGGCCGGATCGCCGCCGACACCGGCTTCACCGCCGTCGAGCACACCGTCGAACTCACCGGCGTCTGCGCCGACTGTCTGGCCCGCACAGACGGAGGCCGACCGTCCGGGGACGAAGGAGAAGAACCGCCATGCCACTGGGATCGCGCCCCGGGCCCCGGGGACCCAGTCCACAGTTGCGCGAGCTGAAGGAGACCGTGCGCACTCTCCTCGATCTCGACGACGACACCGCCGTCCTGATCCGCCAGCTCGCCTGTACCGAACCGGGCTGCCCGCCACTGGAAACGGTCGTCGTCGTGCTCCCGATGGAGGGCGCGGCCCGCCGCTGGACCCTGCACCGCCCCGCCGACCAGATCACCAAGGACGACCTGCGCGCCGCCCTGCTCGCCGCCGAACAGCACGACTAGGAGACCGACTTGACCACCCCCGAACCTGGCCAGCCCCGCGACGAGCGGGTCCCCGTCACCGTTTTGACCGGCTTCCTCGGCGCCGGCAAGACCACCCTCCTCAACCGCATCCTCACCGAGAACCACGGCATGAGGATCGCCGTGATCGAGAACGAGTTCGGCGAGGTCGGCATCGACGACGCGCTCGTGCTCGACGCCGAGGAAGAGATCTTCGAGATGAACAACGGCTGCATCTGCTGCACCGTGCGCGGGGATCTGATCCGCATCCTGGGTGCGCTGATGCGGCGCCGCGAGAAGTTCGACCACATCCTCATCGAGACCACCGGCCTCGCCGACCCCGCGCCCGTCGCCCAGACCTTCTTCATGGACGACGAAATCGCCTCCCAGCTGCGGCTGGACGCCATCGTCACGCTCGTCGACGCCGCACACGTGCTCCAGCACCTGGACGAGATCAAGCCGGAGGGCGTGGAGAACGAGGCCGTCGAACAGATCGCCTTCGCCGACCGCGTCGTCCTCAACAAGACCGACCTGGCCGACGAGGAGACCATCGGACAGGTCGTACGCCGCATCCGGGCCATCAACGGCGGAGTGCGGATCATCCCCGCACAGCACGCGCGCATCAATCTGCACGAAGTGCTGGACGTGGGCGCGTTCGACCTGGAGCGGGTGCTTGCCGACGACCCCGCCTTCCTCACCGAGACCGAGCACCAGCACGACACCACCGTCACCTCGGTCGGCATCGAGCTGGCGGGCGAGCTGGACGAGGACCGCCTCAATGCCTGGCTCGGCTCCCTGCTGCGCACCAAGGGCGTCGACCTCTTCCGCTCCAAGGGCATCCTCGCCATCGCCGGAGCGCCCAAGCAGTACGTCTTCCAGGGCGTGCACATGCTGCTGGACGGCACCTTCGGACGCGACTGGCAGGAGGGCGAACCCCGCACGAACAAGCTCGTGTTCATCGGCCGCGACCTCGACCGCGCGGCACTGCAGCGCGGCTTCGCAGACTGCCTGGCCACGGCGGGAGCGATCGCATGAGCACGGCAGTGGAGTCCCCGCCCGCGTGGGAGACCGACGTCGACGACGTACCCGTCGCACTCAGCGCGCGCGGTGACCTGGTCGCCGCCGCGGGCGCCGAGGGCACCGTGAAGATCTTCGACGCGGCGATGGGCGCCGAGATCGGCACGCTCGACCTGCCTGGAGGCGCACTGAAGGTCCAACTCTCCCCGGACGCCCAGCACTTGGTCGCCACCGGCCCCCTGGGGTACGCGTTGTGGCGCCGCTCCGACGGGCGGACGACGCTACGGGAGTCAGGTGCCTGGTCGGCGGCCGCCGCCTGGGCGGACACTGAGCGGGTCGCGGTCGCCTCCGGGCGCCGGGCCCTCGTCCTGGACACCGGCGGTGGCGAGTTGTGGCGTACGGAGCCCGCCGCGTCCACCGTCACCGACCTCGCCTGGATGCGGCAGGGCCGGCGCCTGGCCGTGGCCGCGTACGGGGCCGTGCGCTGCCACGAACGGCACACCGAGAAGCCGGTCGCCACCTACCCCTACGTCGGCTCGCACCTCGCACTCGCCGTCGCGCCCACCGGGAGGTGGATCTGCAGCGGCAACCAGGACGCCTCCATCCACATCTGGCGCGCCCGCGACGGCGGCGAACTCACCATGTCCGGCTACCCGGAGAAGGTCTCCCGGCTCGCCTTCGACGACACCGGCTTCTGGCTGGCCGCCGACGGCGCGCCCGACGTGACCGTCTGGGACTTCTCCGGCAAGGGCCCGGAGGGCACCGCACCACGCTCGCTCCGCTGCCACGAGACGGTGACCGCGCTCGCCTGGCGGCCGGGCGCGGCCGGGCATCTGGCCAGCGGCGGCGCCGACGGCACCGTAGCCCTGTGGCACGCCACCGCAGGACGGCCACAGGCGCGCCTGCGCCCGGTGCGCGAACTGGACGGCACCGGCGCGGCCGTCGGCGCGCTCGCCTGGGCAGGCCCCCACCTGCTGACCGTGGCCTGGCGGGACGGCCGGATCCGGACCTACGGCGTGCCGTCCCGGACCGCGCTGTGAACCAGTCCGTGAACCGTTCCGTCATCCGGGCAGCCACTCCCCGCCCCTGCACACTCGTCGTGTGCCGGGGCTGCTGCTGCGGCAACCCACGCAAGCACCCCGGCACCGACCACGCCTGGCAACTGGACCGACTGCGCGCCGGCGCGGCAGAGCACGGCTTCCAGGTCCGTACGACGGACTGCCTCGGCCCCTGCGACCAGGCCAACGTCATCGTCGTCCAACCCTCAACCGCCGGGCGCCGGGCCGGAGGCCGCGCCGTCTGGGTCGGCTTCGCCATGGACGACGACAGCACCGACGACCTGCTGCACTGGGCACAGGCGGGCGGACCCGGCATCGCCCAACCGCCCCCCACCCTGGCCCTCCAGCTGATCCGCCCACCGCGCGAGGCCCGCGCCCGTGCACGCCGATGACCTCGACGCCGGCGGCCGCGACGTCCTCGCGGCCGCCCGGCTCGACGAAGCCACCGCCGCCTCCGTCGCCACGACACTCCAGGCCCTCGCCACACCGTCCCGCCTGCTGATCCTCACCACCCTGCGACAGCGCCCGTACCCCGTCGGCGAACTCGCCTGCGCCATCGGCATGGAACAGTCCGCCGTCTCCCACCAACTGCGCCTGCTGCGCGCCCTCGGCCTGGTCACCAGCCGCCGCGACGGCCGCCGCATCGTCTACAGCCTCTACGACGACCACGTCACCCAACTCCTCGACCAGGCCGTCCACCACATCGAGCACCTGCGCCTCGGCGTACGCGACCCCGGCTGACGCCTGTCTCGCACGGCCGGCATCTGTGCGTCGGTTGAGGTGGGCGACGTGCCGTGGCGCGGGTTCTGCTCGGAGCCGATCGGGCAGCGAGCCGTCGTCGGGCATCCCGGCCCGCAGCCACGCCCCGACCACCTCGGCGTCGGCTTCCGTCACCAGCGGGCCGAGGCGTACGACGACCCCGCCCGGCCTTCGGTCGGCCCCACAAGGCTGCACGGCGGCATGCACCCCACGGCCGCTCCGGCAGTGCAGCACACTCCCCAGACAACCGGTGGAGACCATCACCCTGAGCTCCGCCCCGCGCTGTCCGCCGAGCACCGCATGACCATCCGCGCTCCGCGGTCAACTGCCCGGCGCATCCGGCACCTCCAGGCCGAGGCCCGCGAGCTGGAGAACGAACTCCTCCAGCTCGTCCGCCAACAAGCCCCCGAACTCCTGGAGTTGCTTGGCGTCGGTGCGATCACCGCAGCTCAGATCCTGGTCAGCTGGTCGCATCCGGGCCGGTTCCGTTCCGAGGCCGCCTTCGCCTCCTTCGCCGGCGTCGCGCCGATCCCGGTTCCGTCGGGCCTGGCCAACAAGCACCGGCTCAACCGGGGCGGCGACCGCCAGCTGAACCGAGCGATGCACACGATCACCCTGATCAGGATGCGGCTCGATCCCGCCACGAAGGCGTACGTCGCCCGCTGTGTCGGCGAGGCAAGAGCCCCCGCGACGCACAGCGCTGCCTCAAGCTCAACATCTGCCGCCAGATCTTCAAGATCGTCGAACGAAGGAGTCAGCCGGACGTGGAAGAGCTTCCTCAAGCGGCTTGACACGACACAGCAGCCTCGGGGGGCTCATTCGGCGGGCCTGTTCGCCTGGATCAGCGCCTGCTGGCCGTTGGCGACGAGCTTCCGGGAGCCGACGGCCTGGACGCCATACACCTCGAACTGACGGACAATCAGGGTGCGTCGGGGGTTCAGGACGGTGCCGATCGCCTCAAGGCGGCACCAACGGCGGGTGGCGCCCCTCTTGCTGATGTCCACACCGGCGCATCGTTCGTGCAGCGCTGGATCGCCGACCTGCAACGATGGGACTTGTCCAGGGTCCTGTTGGCTCCGCGGAAAGAAGCACTCTCCAGGTGAACCTGATGCCGCTGCGCTACCTCGTGAAGGGCAGCGAGGCCGTACTCAGCCGCAGTGGCGGTGTGCTGGAGGCCCTGCCGACCATGGGCGGCATGCCGGCCTTCTCGGTCAGGTCAGGTCCCCGCCCTGCCAGCCGTCGTGGTGCAGGACGTCCTTCAGCGGCAGCCGTGGCCCCGGCCGGAACGTGGCGCGCAGCGGGTACGCCGTCGGCAGCAGGGCCCCCTGGCGGACAGTGGACGGCAGGCCCAGGAGATCGGCTACCTCCCGCTCGCGGTCCAGATGGACGGCCGTCCAGGCGGTC contains:
- a CDS encoding metalloregulator ArsR/SmtB family transcription factor, with the translated sequence MGHGAAPAKNRVPRTRLDADSAARVATTLQALATPSRLLILSRLREGPCAATELATEVGMEQSACSHQLRLLRNLGLVVGRRQGRSVIYALYDNHVAELLDQAVYHIEHLRLGLSDAGDEDQAEDARLARAD
- a CDS encoding heavy metal translocating P-type ATPase; this translates as MSSTLTERPAPAATSRPDAPSRRRTRVFALPEARWAAAATVLFLLALPLQLTGAPAGMWGSLYGLAYVAGGWEPALAGLQALREKTLDVDLLMIVAALGAAAVGQVMDGALLIVIFATSGALEALATARTADSVRGLLDLAPATATRLHNDGIEETVPTTDLAVGDTVLVRPGERIGADGRVLGGASEVDQATITGEPLPVAKELGDEVFAGTLNGTGALRIKVERDASDSVIARIVQMVEEASETKAPTQLFIEKVEQHYSIGMVAATLAVFAVPLAFGAALTGSLLRAMTFMIVASPCAVVLATMPPLLSAIANAGRHGVLVKSAVVMERLGQIDTVALDKTGTLTEGTPRVTDVRPLSGSGLTEGELLRLAAAAEHPSEHPLARAVVDAARARGLALPVAEDFTSTPGAGVTATVDGRKIAVGSPARLLSSAEVAHTAVAAELEDSGRTAVLVVADSTPTGVLGIADRLRPDAAATISSLTALAGTPPTLVTGDNSRAAAHLAAEVGITDVRAGLLPQDKVAAVRELEQAGRKVLVVGDGVNDAPALAAAHTGIAMGRAGSDLALETADAVIVRDELATVPAVIALSRRARRLVVQNLAIAAVFISGLVVWDLTATLPLPLGVLGHEGSTVIVGLNGLRLLREAAWTRARTEGQP
- a CDS encoding Fur family transcriptional regulator, whose translation is MGGRTTRQRKAVARALAGCHDFVSAQELYAHLVSGDHIIGLTTVYRALRELEADGGVDVVRDEAGGRLYRLRPADGHRHYLMCRDCGRSRPVDSEVVEEWAGRIAADTGFTAVEHTVELTGVCADCLARTDGGRPSGDEGEEPPCHWDRAPGPGDPVHSCAS
- a CDS encoding GTP-binding protein, which codes for MTTPEPGQPRDERVPVTVLTGFLGAGKTTLLNRILTENHGMRIAVIENEFGEVGIDDALVLDAEEEIFEMNNGCICCTVRGDLIRILGALMRRREKFDHILIETTGLADPAPVAQTFFMDDEIASQLRLDAIVTLVDAAHVLQHLDEIKPEGVENEAVEQIAFADRVVLNKTDLADEETIGQVVRRIRAINGGVRIIPAQHARINLHEVLDVGAFDLERVLADDPAFLTETEHQHDTTVTSVGIELAGELDEDRLNAWLGSLLRTKGVDLFRSKGILAIAGAPKQYVFQGVHMLLDGTFGRDWQEGEPRTNKLVFIGRDLDRAALQRGFADCLATAGAIA
- a CDS encoding WD40 repeat domain-containing protein, which gives rise to MSTAVESPPAWETDVDDVPVALSARGDLVAAAGAEGTVKIFDAAMGAEIGTLDLPGGALKVQLSPDAQHLVATGPLGYALWRRSDGRTTLRESGAWSAAAAWADTERVAVASGRRALVLDTGGGELWRTEPAASTVTDLAWMRQGRRLAVAAYGAVRCHERHTEKPVATYPYVGSHLALAVAPTGRWICSGNQDASIHIWRARDGGELTMSGYPEKVSRLAFDDTGFWLAADGAPDVTVWDFSGKGPEGTAPRSLRCHETVTALAWRPGAAGHLASGGADGTVALWHATAGRPQARLRPVRELDGTGAAVGALAWAGPHLLTVAWRDGRIRTYGVPSRTAL
- a CDS encoding (2Fe-2S) ferredoxin domain-containing protein; the protein is MNRSVIRAATPRPCTLVVCRGCCCGNPRKHPGTDHAWQLDRLRAGAAEHGFQVRTTDCLGPCDQANVIVVQPSTAGRRAGGRAVWVGFAMDDDSTDDLLHWAQAGGPGIAQPPPTLALQLIRPPREARARARR
- a CDS encoding ArsR/SmtB family transcription factor, with the translated sequence MHADDLDAGGRDVLAAARLDEATAASVATTLQALATPSRLLILTTLRQRPYPVGELACAIGMEQSAVSHQLRLLRALGLVTSRRDGRRIVYSLYDDHVTQLLDQAVHHIEHLRLGVRDPG
- a CDS encoding transposase, encoding MPWRGFCSEPIGQRAVVGHPGPQPRPDHLGVGFRHQRAEAYDDPARPSVGPTRLHGGMHPTAAPAVQHTPQTTGGDHHPELRPALSAEHRMTIRAPRSTARRIRHLQAEARELENELLQLVRQQAPELLELLGVGAITAAQILVSWSHPGRFRSEAAFASFAGVAPIPVPSGLANKHRLNRGGDRQLNRAMHTITLIRMRLDPATKAYVARCVGEARAPATHSAASSSTSAARSSRSSNEGVSRTWKSFLKRLDTTQQPRGAHSAGLFAWISACWPLATSFREPTAWTPYTSN